The Microcystis panniformis FACHB-1757 region GGTATCCGGCGCTTTTTTGCCGCACTCCGTCCCCAAGAAAAAGCCGAAAAAATCGAATATTTGCAGAAAAAAGGGAAAATAGTCGCCATGGTTGGAGATGGCATCAATGATGCGATCGCATTGGCGCAAGCGGACTTAGGTATTGCCATTGGCACGGGAACCGATGTAGCGATCGCTGCTAGTGATATAACCTTAATTTCGGGAGATTTACAGGGAATTGTGACCGCTATTGAGTTAAGTCGGGCAACAATGGCAAATATCAAAGAAAATCTCTTTTTTGCTTTTATTTATAACCTAATTGCCATTCCCATCGCTGCCGGAATCCTCTATCCTTTTCTGCTCAATCCGATTATTGCCGGTGCTGCCATGGCTTTAAGTTCCCTTTCCGTGGTGACAAATGCTTTACGATTGCGTCGAGTTCATCCCAGGGTGGGGGGATAATTTTCGTTAACAATTCTTAAGGAAAAACCAGAAAAATTAGCTGTACGGGGGATGATACCGTAGAAAAGGCAATAGAATAATCACCGTGATATGACTGACTCCCCTGAAATACCTTATTTATTACGCGCTGCCAAAGGAGAAATCTTACCCCGTCCTCCCGTGTGGATGATGAGACAAGCAGGACGTTATATGCAGATTTATCGAGAATTGCGGGATAAATACCCCAGTTTTCGGGAAAGATCGGAAAATGCCGATTTAGCGATCGAAATCTCCCTGCAACCTTGGCGTGCTTTTCAACCGGATGGGGTGATCATGTTCTCCGATATCCTCACTCCCTTGGCGGGAATCGGTATTCCCTTTGATATTATCGAAAGTAAGGGGCCGATTATCGATTCTCCCATTCGTACTCAAGCGCAGGTGGACCAACTTAATCCCCTCGATCCCGATCAGTCTTTACCTTTTATCAAAACGATTTTAAAAACCCTGCGTCAAGAGGTGGGAAATAAATCCACTGTCCTCGGTTTTGTCGGAGCGCCTTGGACTTTAGCAGCCTATGCAGTGGAAGGGAAAGGTTCTAAAAGTTATTCTGTGATTAAAGGGATGGCTTTTTCGGAACCCTCGGTACTGCACCAATTTTTAGATAAATTAGCGGATATGATCGCCACCTATGTCCGTTATCAAATTGATTGTGGGGCGCAAGTGGTACAAATGTTCGACTCTTGGGCGGGTCAATTAACTCCCCAAGATTACGATGTTTTTGCCTTACCCTATCAACAAAAAGTAGTTCGTTTGGTGAAAGAAACCCATCCCGATACACCCTTAATTCTCTACATTAGTGGCAGCGCCGGCGTTTTGGAAAGAATGGCTAAATCGGGGGTTGATATTATTAGCGTCGATTGGACTGTCGATATGGCGGAAGCGAGACAGCGTTTAGGTAAAGCGATGATGGTTCAAGGTAATATCGATCCGGGGGTTTTATTCGGTTCCCAGTCCTTTATTCGCGAGCGGATTATTGATACTATTCGTAAAGCGGGTAATCAAGGTCATATTCTTAATTTAGGTCATGGTGTTTTGGTGGGAACTCCTGAAGATAACGTGCGTTTCTTCTTTGAAACTGCTAAAGGATTTAGTTATCAATAAAGTTACTCAGGGAACAGGGGGTGGGGAAATGGGGAAATGGGGAAATGGGGGGATTCAACTAATACCCTAAAACCCTAAAACCCCAAAACACAACACCCTTTTTGACTTTTTACTTTCAAACTGTCCCCTAAATTCTGCCAGATCAATTAAAATAATGAAAAAAATATTTCTAACGGGTGTGAGTGGCTGTATTGGGCATTATATCGCTGAGATTTTACTGGAAAATCCCGACTATGAATTATATTTTTTAGTGCGTAATCCAGAGAAGTTAAAATTTGCTTACCAAGGGCGATCAAATGTTCATATACTTTTAGGAGATATGGAAAATATTGGGGTATATGCGGAGCTTTTAAAAACAATGAATATAGCGGTTTTAATCGCTACCAGTTGGGGAGGAGAGGAGGAAAGTTATCAGATTAATGTGGTAAAAACCCTAGAATTAATTAGTTATTTAGATGCTCAAATCTGCGAGAAAGTCCTCTACTTTTCTACCGCCAGCATTCTCAATCAAAATAATCAACCTTTGCCCGAAGCTGGGGAGATAGGAACTAATTATATCCGCACTAAATATATTTGTTATAGTAAATTTACTGACCTAGAAATCGCCGATAAAATTATCACTTTGTACCCCACTTTTGTCTTAGGTGGTGACGAAAATAAACCCTATTCTCATATCTATGGGGGTTTACCGGATGTGTTGAAATATATCGGTTTAGTGCGTTGGTTTCAAGCTGATGGCAGTTTTCATTTTATCCATGCCAAAGATATAGCTCAAGTGGTGAATTATTTAATCGAAAATACCGCACCAGAAAGCAAAATTGTTCTAGGCAATCAACGCACAACAGCTAACCAAGCAGTGGAGGAAATCTGCGCTTATTTAAACAAAAAAATCTATTTTCGGATTCCTTTATCTTTAACCATTGCTAACTTTTTTATCAAAGTTTTTAACTTGCAGATGGAAGCATGGGACCGTTTTGCGATGAATTATCGCCACTTCACCCACATTAAAACCTATACTCCTGCTGATTTTGGTTTAAAAAACTATTGTTCCACCCTCGATGATGTTTTAACCTTGCGAGGAATTCCCCGAAAAAAACCCTAAGTAGGGTTTGCGGCAAAAAGCTTTTCCTGGGAGCAGGGTGTGGGGTGTGGGGTGTGGGGTTTTACCGATTTTGAGGTAGTCAGTTACCTAATTTTCAGGGAAAAAGTCCAGGAATTTTCCCCCCGATCCCCGCAATGGCTGGCACTTTTTGAGGGGAAAAAAGTCTAAAAGTCTTAGCCAACAAGGTTTTTAGATTTATTCAGCAAACTCTAATTAATTCTGTCTGGATACTATTTTCCTTTATTCGTAGCAGGCATTTTACTCTCTTGGGTTTGGTGGGTAAAATGTATTCTAAAATACATTCCTGCTGGCGAGCAAATGGAACGAACCACAAAGACACAAAGGACACAAAGATTGATCGGTCTTATATAACTTAAACTTATCACACAAAGAATAAGAGAGCCGGCATTTTACTCCCCTCTCCCTTTGGTTGTGGGGGTAAGGGAAATTAACCATCTCTGCGATTACTTTTGAAAAATGGCATCAGTGACAAGAAAACGGCAATTTTCTACTTAAGACTGTCCACTAAAAACTCACATCTGATAACTGATCACTGATAACTGATAACCGCTCAGGTACAATAAAACCTTGAGGCTTAATAGATATTGAGATTATGGGTAACACTTTCGGACGACTATTTCGGGTTTCCACTTTTGGAGAATCTCACGGGGGTGGGGTAGGAGTGGTTATCGATGGTTGTCCTCCGCGCTTAGAAATTTCCGAAGAGGAGATTCAAATCGATTTAGACCGTCGCAAACCGGGACAAAGCAGAATCGTGACCCCGCGTCGGGAAAATGACCTTTGTGAGATAATTTCGGGCGTTTTTGAAGGCAAAACCCTCGGTACACCGATCGCTATTTTAGTGCGGAATCAGGATGCTCGTTCGCAAGATTACAACGAAATGGCCGAGAAATTCCGACCTTCCCATGCGGATGCCACCTACGAAGCAAAATACGGCATTCGCAACTGGAAAGGAGGAGGCAGATCTTCGGCCCGGGAAACCATCGGCCGGGTGGCCGCAGGAGCGATCGCTAAAAAAATCCTTAAATCTGTCTATAATGTCGAGATTATCGGTTATGTGAAGCGAATTAAAGATATTGAGGCAATCATCGACCCCAACACCGTCACCCTCGACGAGGTGGAAAGTAATATAGTGCGTTGTCCCAACGGGGAAACGGCCGCCCAAATGATCGCCCTGATCGACCAAATTCGCCTGAATAAAGACTCGATCGGCGGTGTGGTGGAATGTGTAGCCAGAAATGTGCCGAAAGGTCTAGGAGAACCCGTTTTTGATAAGCTAGAAGCCGATTTAGCTAAGGGGATGATGTCCTTACCCGCGAGTAAGGGATTTGAAATCGGATCGGGATTCGCGGGAACCTTCTTAACCGGCAGCGAACACAATGACGAGTATTTTATCGATGATAACGGGGAAATTCGCACCACGAGCAATCGTTCGGGAGGCATCCAAGGAGGAATCAGTAACGGTGAAAATATTATTATCCGCACCGCTTTTAAACCCACCGCGACTATCGGTAAAGAACAAAAAACCGTGACGCGCACCGGGGAAGAAACCACCCTAGCAGCCAAAGGAAGACACGATCCTTGTGTTTTACCCCGGGCCGTCCCGATGGTGGAAGCGATGATGGCTTTGGTATTATGCGATCATCTGCTCCGTTTTCAGGGACAATGTACGATTAGCGATCGCTTTTTCTAAACCTTTATCTGCGATGAAATTTTTATTCCTTCATTCCAATTTTCCCGCCCAATTTCGCCATTTAATCACGGTTTTAGCTCAAAAACCTGGAAATCAAGTGATTTTCGGCACTACCCGGCAAGAGGGAGAGATAGCGGGGGTAAAAAAATTTATTTACAAGGAAAGTCGCGCTGTTTCTCCCCAAACCCATCATTATGTCCGTCCCCTTGAAAGTGCGGTTTTACAAGGTCAAGCGGTTTATGCTGTTTGCCAACAACTGAAAAATCAAGGATTTTATCCCGATATTGTCTATGCACATTCTGGCTGGGGGCCGGGTCTATTTATCAAGGATATTTTCCCGAAAACTAAGTTTTTAGCCTATTTTGAATGGTTTTATCATGCCCATGGTTCCGATGCTGATTTTGATCCAGAGGATCCCCTCAATGCTGATGCCGAGGCCCGGATTAGAATTAAAAATGCGCCAATCCTGATCGATCTGGTCAGTTGCGATCGAGGTTTATCGCCGACTATCTGGCAAAAACAACAATTTCCCAGCGAATTTCACTCGAAACTGACAGTTTTACACGATGGCATCGATACGGACTATTTTTGTCCCCGTCCCGATGTGCAGTTAGTGATTCCAGAGATAGGTTTAGATTTATCCGGTGTTAAGGAGATTGTCACCTATGCAACCCGGGGAATGGAACCCTATCGCGGTTTTCCCCAATTTATGACGGCTGTTTCCCTAATTTTAGCCCGTCGGCCTAACTGTCATGTGGTGATTGTCGGTGAGGATCGGGTCGCTTATGGGAAAACTCTACCGGACGGCAAAACCTATAAAGAATTGATGTTAGAAAGCCTTTCTTTGGATTTATCCCGGGTGCATTTTACCGGTTCTCTACCTTACGGTCAATATAAGCAGGTTTTACAGGCATCGGCAGCCCATATCTATCTTACCCGTCCTTTTGTGCTGTCCTGGTCAATGTTAGAGGCCATGGCCATGGGTTGCGTGGTGATTGGTTCCGATACTCCCCCCGTGCGAGAATTAATTACTGATGGGGAAAATGGTTTATTAGTGGATTTCTTTTCTCCCCAACAAATAGCCGATCGCGTGGATGAAGTGTTAAATTATCCCCAGCGTTGGCAAAATCTGCGTTTAAATGCGAGGGAAACTATCAAGCAACGCTACGACCTCAAGCAATGTTTACAGGATCATCTAGATTGGTTATTGAGTTGATTTTTCAGTGAACAGTAATCAGTGAACAGTAAACAGTGAAAAGAAAGCTGCGAACTTGCCAGACCTTGCCACTTTCTATGTTAGCATAATTTTGCCCCCCCTAAACGGTTAAACGGTTACTGTGATTTAGAGGATAACCCAATGAACTTATTTATTATAGGCTGGCACATATCAAGCAAAATTCAACATATAGTTTTGGATCAACTTGCTGAAACATCCAAAAGCTATCCTTCATTAGATTCATCGAAATTATGGTCTTGTAAATTCGAGAGTGGCTCAATATTTGGATATATTCCAGAATCACAACCATTTGTTAATTCTAATGTTTTCTATGATCAGGATACCGTTGTTTTTTATGATGGAGTAATAGTTAATTATCAAAATACTTTTAATACTCAGAATGCAAGAGAATTAAATGATCACTGGGGGGAAATATTTTCAGTCTTAGAAGGGAAGTTTGTCGCTATTAAGATATCTATCCACCCACTTAAAATTGAAGTTGTTAACGATTACCTTGGACTCTATCAAGTTTATTACTGGAATCGTGGAAAAACATGGTTAATTAGTAATAGTGTAAGTCTAATTCAAAAAGTAATTAACTCGACCTCTTTTGATTCACTAGGAGTTAATCTATTTCTTTGTCTAGGATGGACTGGACATGATAGAACTTTATGTTCAGGAGTGAAAGTTATACCTAGCGCACAACATTGGCAATTTGATATAAATTTACCAGTACCAAAACAGAAAAACTATTCAGAACAGAAAACCTATTCAGAAAACAACTTAAAGTATCCGAATATCGAGTTATTATTGAGTAGGTTAATTGGAATGTGTGAAATCTTACCAACTAATTTCAGAAGGATTAGATGTGGCTTAACAGGGGGTCTAGATACGCGACTTCTCCTAACTATTTTGACTTTAGCCGAAATTAACGCAGAATACTTTACCTATGGACATCCTGATAGTTATGATGCAACAATTGCTAAAGCAATTGCCCAAAATATGACTCTTGATCACCAAATAGTGACAGTGATAGAAAGAGAAATAGTTGAAATGTGGGATACCATAAGTTTAAGTTTAATGAAACAATCTGATGGTATGGTCAATTTGATGTATGCACCAGACTTGATCGCAATAGCAAAATTGGAGAATAGTCAAGACACCTCGATATATCTAGGAGGAGGAGGAGGGGAAATTGTTAGAGGAAATTATTGTGATGCTGCTTTTTTAATGGGACGGCATGGATATGAAAAAAACATGATACAGAAGTATCTGACTAATCAAACATTTAAGTTTAAGACAATTGCTAAGACAGAAGGACAATTTTTAGTTAAACAATATTTGAATGAATTCGTACAAAATTGCTTCAATGATGGTATTCCGCCCGCAGATATACTAGACTTCTTCTATACTCAAGAACGTATGAGACGCTGGCTTGGAAATCAAGTCAGGTCAAAAAACTCATTTGAATTGTTTTGTACTCGTCCTCTTTTAGAAGTAGCGCTTGGTATGTCTGCCCAAAGAAGATATACATCACCTATCCATTACGAAATAATCAGAAAAATTCCCTCACTACATCAACTTCCCTTCAATAATCAAACTTGGCGTTCCCAAAATGTTCTCATTAACTTATTAGGAAGTTATTTACAAAAAAAGATCAAGATAAAGACTACCAGTAAAAATGCAATCAACAGTAATCCTGCCTTTAATCGCTACAATTTTCTAGCTTGTTCTCAAAATCACTTATTTCTGAAATTAAGAAGTTTTTGTCTAGATAATGAACAATCCCAAGTTTGGGATTTTGTAAGCAGGGAGTTGTTTGAGGAAACAACAAAACTGGAAAATTTTAATTCAAATACTAACCTGCATAATTTTTTTACTACTGTATCCTTAATGTATTATGATGTTTTTGCGTTGCATAACAGAGATATGAATGTAGGAAATCAAAATGCAATGCCCTGAGTTTAAATCGCCGATTCATATCTGAAATGCAAAGAAGTCTGAAGTATGTTTGTAGAATACTTCATCGGGAGTTTGATAGTCAATGCAAAGAAGTCTGAAGTATGTTTGTAGAATACTTCATCGGGAGTTTGATAGTCAAGGTATTTTCGAGGTCTGTGATTAATCAAATCAAACAATCTTTCAAGTTCAGCAGGTTTCTTGATTCTGCAATTTGTTTGTCTGGGAAAGAATTGCCTTAGCAATCCATTGGTATGTTCATTTAATCCTCTATATCACTGGACTTCCCCCGTATAAACATACTAGCTATGGCTCAAAGTCTTACAGAGCCTGAGTTAAAGCAATGTAATACTAATAAACTACTGGGTACAAACTCCTGAAATTCTTACGCAGACAGGGTTTGAGGCAAAATTTTTCAAATTTGACTCTTCGACCATTATAGCTTGTTTCGGGGCAGAAAACCATCAAAAACATGGCTACAGAGGGAATCGCTGACTCTAGAGATTAATGACACCATCTGTTACAATAAGGTTAGCGATCACTATACAGCCAACTCTACGGAATCGCTCTACTCTAGATACAGTCAACGGTACAGCCATTTTCAAAGGGAAAATGTACCCAGTAGCGTCTTTTCAATTTTTTCTGAGAAGCTCCATGCAGTAAGGGTTTTGTTAATTTTTTAGTATTTCTGTATGGGGGAAGTCCAGATATCAAAGCCATCAGCCGTCAGCCATCAGCTAGATAAGCTGTTGATTATAAACCTCTTCTAAAAATCAAAAATTGTCTTGGTTGGTTAGGAGTCAGTAGCCAGTAGTCAGGAGTCAGTCCCGATGAAAAAATTTTCACCACCAGAGATGAAAGAGGTTTCCTTCCCTACACCCCACACCCTACACCCTCTTTCAAGTCAGGAGAATTAAGAATGAATAATATTAAATCTGTTGAGTATAGGCTACATATCAAGACAGGCAAAAGGCAAGAGGCAAAAGGCAAGAGGCAAAAGGCAAAGGGGAGAATAAATAATCAGTTTTTAATAAACGGATTTAGTATGAGAGCATTTTTCAAAAAATACTGTCTTTTAAAGGATTCATATCGCTATTAAATCCTTTCTCTTATAATCCTAATTCCTTGCCAAGCAGGAATATGGCTCTTCTGGTTTCTGTGTGGAAACGAGGTCTATACTGATAGAATATCCGCCAAATAGCGCTGAAAGTCTTGCCTGATAAGCATTTCACGATTCCATAAGCAAAAATTATCAGACAAAATCGAGAAGAGCCGGAATATTACCTGCTCGTCTTTCTTCTAATAATACGGAGGCGATAAAACGGTTAAAAACTTGTTCCCTTTCGCTGGAATATTGAAAATTTAATTCTTGGCATTCTGCAACTGTTAAGTTAACCCATAATCTTTAGATAGGCAGAAAAATTACCATTTTATATTGTTATGTTGATTCAATAATTTTTATCCCTGCTCTAAATTCCCGCAGTGCTTGAGCATGATTTTCTGTATTAATACAGCGCATCAATAAGCCTACATCTAAACTCGGTAAAAGTTGCGATTTACTAACAGCTTCATATCCCTCATTTCCTAAACTATAAAACAATAACTCATCATTCATCCAAAACCAAACTTCGGGAATTTGTAAGCGTTTGTATGCTTCCAGTTTATTAATTCCTCCACTACTAACAACCACCTCAATCACTAAATCAGGATGTTTTCTATTGGCTCCCAACTCATAGGATTTATCACCTTCTCTTTTAACCTTTTCAAATTCATTTTCTAGGGTGACAGAACCAGTAGGAGTAAAATCTAATCCCAAAAATTCTAAATAAATTTCTACTAAAGAAGCAATACGTTTTTTGATAGTTTCGTGTTTTTTCCCTGGCATTTTTCTAATCTCCAAAACTCCATCTAAAAAAGATAACCTTAACCCTGGGCGATCGATTAGCTGTTCAACAGCTTTAAATTCTCTCCAGGTTAAGTCACTAATTAAAATTGGTTCTGCTTCTCGTTCGATTAGTGTAGTTATCATGATTTAAACCCAAATTTAGAGCGTGAATTTTTTCTCAGCATGATATCAGATAAAAACAGATGATCATGGAAAATATCATAGTCTAACAAACTACCCTTAATCATACCATAGCCAGTAAACCTTTTGAGAATACCAAATCATCAGACCTCTTGTAAAAATCAAAAATTGTTGTTAGGATTAGAAGTCAGTAGTCAGGAGAATTAAGAATGAATAATAATCAATTAAATGGTCTATTTACAGATTTTAGACAATCTAATCCTTATTTTTGACGTTTTTGAACGAACCATCAAAAATTAATTATGCAAGAGACATTATCTAAATTACTTGTTAATACTGCACACTTAAAACTCAAATCTGATAACTGATAACTGATAACTGATAACTGATAACTGATAACTGATAACTGATAACTGATAACTGATAACTGATAACTGATAACTGATAACTGATAACTGATAACTGATAACTGATAACTGATAACTGATAACTGATAACTGATAACTGATAACTGATAACTGATAACTGATAACTGATAACTGATAACTGATAACTGATAACTGATAACTGATAACTGATAACTGATAACTGATAACTGATAACTGATAACTGATAACTGATAACTGATAACTGATAACTGATAACTGATAACTGATAACTGATAACTGATAACTGATAACTGATAACTGATAACTGATAACTGATAACTGATAACTGATAACTGATAACTGATAACTGATAACTGATAACTGATAACTGATAACTGATAACTGATAACTGATAACTGATAACTGATAACTGATAACTGATAACTGATAACTGTCTTACTCAGCTTTTACCAAACCCTGAGAGCGAATGCAGGCCTGTTCCCAGCGACAATCGGGATTAACTTCCACTGGTTTGAGTCGCGCCCAGATTTCGCCTTGATCATCGGCATAAAAACTATCGATAATAGCAGGAATACGAGTACCGAAAGGTTCAGTAATCAGGACAGAATCGGTCAGATTAAATACTTCGCCATTAGCTCCCGTCGCTTTTTCGATGACGGGAATTTCTGCTTTGGGAATCGGTTTTCGGAATAGAGGAGCCGAATCGAAACGGGGACGGAGAGGAGATTTTATCTCGCTACTGACTGATTTTACCGTTTCCTCGGCTGGTTTTTCCTCAATTATTTCTGGAGGGGTTTCTGGAGGTTTGGGGGGTACTGCAGCCCTAGAACCCTTTTTAATAATTTGTAGAGGTTGTAGGGGAGGAGTGGATTTAATTGGCTCTTCGGGGGGTTCAGGGGTGCTAGGGGTTTTCTTCGGGGGACGTGGCATGATACGACAAGGAAAATAAAAACTATAGGATTATTGAAGCACATCGAGCCGCTAACCTGCTCGACCGATGCTGGTATCAATTTTGCTGTGGCTAATTCTTCCCTGGCCCTAGGGCCAGACACCCGCACTACAGCTATCTACGAATTAGTCGATTCCCCTCTACCCTCCAACTTATTGA contains the following coding sequences:
- a CDS encoding NAD-dependent epimerase/dehydratase family protein, whose translation is MKKIFLTGVSGCIGHYIAEILLENPDYELYFLVRNPEKLKFAYQGRSNVHILLGDMENIGVYAELLKTMNIAVLIATSWGGEEESYQINVVKTLELISYLDAQICEKVLYFSTASILNQNNQPLPEAGEIGTNYIRTKYICYSKFTDLEIADKIITLYPTFVLGGDENKPYSHIYGGLPDVLKYIGLVRWFQADGSFHFIHAKDIAQVVNYLIENTAPESKIVLGNQRTTANQAVEEICAYLNKKIYFRIPLSLTIANFFIKVFNLQMEAWDRFAMNYRHFTHIKTYTPADFGLKNYCSTLDDVLTLRGIPRKKP
- a CDS encoding glycosyltransferase family 4 protein codes for the protein MKFLFLHSNFPAQFRHLITVLAQKPGNQVIFGTTRQEGEIAGVKKFIYKESRAVSPQTHHYVRPLESAVLQGQAVYAVCQQLKNQGFYPDIVYAHSGWGPGLFIKDIFPKTKFLAYFEWFYHAHGSDADFDPEDPLNADAEARIRIKNAPILIDLVSCDRGLSPTIWQKQQFPSEFHSKLTVLHDGIDTDYFCPRPDVQLVIPEIGLDLSGVKEIVTYATRGMEPYRGFPQFMTAVSLILARRPNCHVVIVGEDRVAYGKTLPDGKTYKELMLESLSLDLSRVHFTGSLPYGQYKQVLQASAAHIYLTRPFVLSWSMLEAMAMGCVVIGSDTPPVRELITDGENGLLVDFFSPQQIADRVDEVLNYPQRWQNLRLNARETIKQRYDLKQCLQDHLDWLLS
- the aroC gene encoding chorismate synthase, with the translated sequence MGNTFGRLFRVSTFGESHGGGVGVVIDGCPPRLEISEEEIQIDLDRRKPGQSRIVTPRRENDLCEIISGVFEGKTLGTPIAILVRNQDARSQDYNEMAEKFRPSHADATYEAKYGIRNWKGGGRSSARETIGRVAAGAIAKKILKSVYNVEIIGYVKRIKDIEAIIDPNTVTLDEVESNIVRCPNGETAAQMIALIDQIRLNKDSIGGVVECVARNVPKGLGEPVFDKLEADLAKGMMSLPASKGFEIGSGFAGTFLTGSEHNDEYFIDDNGEIRTTSNRSGGIQGGISNGENIIIRTAFKPTATIGKEQKTVTRTGEETTLAAKGRHDPCVLPRAVPMVEAMMALVLCDHLLRFQGQCTISDRFF
- the hemE gene encoding uroporphyrinogen decarboxylase, producing MTDSPEIPYLLRAAKGEILPRPPVWMMRQAGRYMQIYRELRDKYPSFRERSENADLAIEISLQPWRAFQPDGVIMFSDILTPLAGIGIPFDIIESKGPIIDSPIRTQAQVDQLNPLDPDQSLPFIKTILKTLRQEVGNKSTVLGFVGAPWTLAAYAVEGKGSKSYSVIKGMAFSEPSVLHQFLDKLADMIATYVRYQIDCGAQVVQMFDSWAGQLTPQDYDVFALPYQQKVVRLVKETHPDTPLILYISGSAGVLERMAKSGVDIISVDWTVDMAEARQRLGKAMMVQGNIDPGVLFGSQSFIRERIIDTIRKAGNQGHILNLGHGVLVGTPEDNVRFFFETAKGFSYQ
- a CDS encoding Uma2 family endonuclease; its protein translation is MITTLIEREAEPILISDLTWREFKAVEQLIDRPGLRLSFLDGVLEIRKMPGKKHETIKKRIASLVEIYLEFLGLDFTPTGSVTLENEFEKVKREGDKSYELGANRKHPDLVIEVVVSSGGINKLEAYKRLQIPEVWFWMNDELLFYSLGNEGYEAVSKSQLLPSLDVGLLMRCINTENHAQALREFRAGIKIIEST